A stretch of Candidatus Atribacteria bacterium DNA encodes these proteins:
- the hflC gene encoding protease modulator HflC → MKKGTILIIILVVLLFLANLSLFIVDETKQAIVLQFGKPIRAIKDAGLHWKLPFIQNVVFFEDRLLAYDAAPTEIITKDKKTLIVDNYARWKIINPLTFLQTVRDLNGAQARLDDIIYSELRVDLGLFDMSEIVSEKREGVMKRVTEVSNEKANTYGIGILDVRIKRVDLPPENEKYIFDRMKAERERIAKQYRAEGQEESAKIIAETEREKTVILAEAYKTAQTLKGEGEAEAVRIYAESFNQDPEFYKFFRTLESYKLTFKDKTTVLLSTDSEFLKYLTKP, encoded by the coding sequence ATGAAAAAAGGAACGATATTAATAATAATTTTGGTAGTGCTCTTATTTTTAGCAAATTTAAGCTTGTTTATTGTTGACGAAACTAAACAGGCAATTGTTTTACAATTTGGTAAACCGATAAGAGCGATTAAAGATGCCGGCCTGCACTGGAAACTTCCTTTCATACAAAATGTAGTATTTTTTGAAGACAGGTTATTAGCCTATGATGCTGCTCCTACTGAAATCATTACTAAGGACAAAAAGACCCTGATTGTGGATAATTATGCTCGCTGGAAAATTATTAATCCTTTGACATTTTTGCAAACTGTGCGAGATTTAAATGGTGCCCAGGCAAGATTGGATGACATCATTTACTCCGAATTAAGAGTAGATTTAGGTTTATTTGATATGAGTGAAATAGTCTCAGAAAAAAGAGAAGGAGTTATGAAAAGAGTCACTGAGGTAAGCAATGAAAAAGCCAATACCTATGGCATAGGAATTTTAGACGTAAGGATTAAAAGGGTAGATTTACCTCCGGAAAACGAAAAATATATTTTTGATAGAATGAAAGCGGAACGAGAGCGGATTGCCAAACAATATCGTGCGGAAGGGCAAGAAGAATCAGCTAAAATTATTGCCGAAACGGAAAGAGAGAAAACAGTTATTTTGGCGGAAGCTTATAAAACTGCTCAAACCTTGAAAGGTGAAGGAGAAGCAGAGGCAGTAAGAATCTATGCTGAGAGTTTCAATCAAGACCCCGAATTTTACAAATTTTTTAGGACTTTAGAATCATATAAGCTAACCTTTAAAGATAAAACTACGGTCTTGCTTTCTACTGATTCTGAATTTTTGAAATATTTGACCAAGCCCTGA
- the fba gene encoding class II fructose-1,6-bisphosphate aldolase, with protein MAFVTTKEMLKDAQKRRYAIGAFNANNMEIIQAIVETAEEENAPVILQASQGAIKYAGLDSIVAMVKIMAEKAKIPVALHLDHGTDYYQNIKCLRAGFTSLMFDGSKLPFNENVDMTKKVVEMAHACEIPVEAELGQIGTMGDSDEPGVALEKLKESMAVPEEAVKFVELTGIDSLAAAVGTIHGCRTPFAKLDIPRIERIRELTGVPLVLHGASGANDDEVKKGIAAGICKINIDTRIRMVFTKKMKEILEKNPDQIDPRKILGPAKDAAKEIIRDRIRVFGCNGKA; from the coding sequence ATGGCTTTTGTAACGACTAAAGAAATGTTAAAAGATGCTCAGAAAAGAAGATATGCTATTGGTGCATTTAATGCTAACAACATGGAGATTATTCAAGCAATAGTAGAAACCGCCGAGGAAGAAAATGCACCGGTGATTTTACAGGCTTCTCAGGGAGCTATAAAATATGCGGGGTTAGACAGTATTGTAGCTATGGTAAAAATAATGGCTGAAAAAGCCAAGATACCGGTTGCGCTGCATTTAGATCACGGAACGGATTATTACCAAAATATAAAATGTTTAAGGGCAGGGTTTACCTCTCTAATGTTTGATGGATCAAAATTACCGTTCAATGAAAATGTTGATATGACTAAAAAAGTAGTAGAAATGGCTCATGCTTGTGAAATTCCGGTAGAAGCAGAATTAGGTCAAATAGGTACCATGGGAGATAGTGATGAACCCGGAGTGGCTTTAGAGAAACTAAAAGAAAGTATGGCTGTTCCGGAGGAAGCTGTAAAATTTGTGGAGTTGACCGGAATTGATTCTCTTGCTGCTGCAGTAGGGACTATTCACGGATGCCGTACTCCTTTTGCAAAATTAGACATTCCTCGAATCGAGAGAATAAGAGAATTAACCGGGGTTCCTTTAGTTTTACATGGAGCCTCCGGAGCGAATGATGATGAGGTTAAAAAAGGTATTGCAGCCGGGATATGCAAGATAAATATAGATACCCGTATAAGAATGGTCTTTACCAAAAAGATGAAAGAGATACTGGAAAAAAATCCAGACCAGATAGATCCTCGCAAAATATTGGGGCCAGCAAAAGATGCAGCTAAAGAGATTATTCGCGATAGAATAAGGGTCTTTGGCTGTAACGGAAAGGCGTGA
- a CDS encoding DNA polymerase III subunit alpha, producing the protein MWHANFVHLHVHTEYSLLDGACRISELVAQAKKFKMPALAITDHGVMYGAIQFYKEAIRQGVKPIIGCEMYVAPRSRFDKSSQRQETPYHLILLVKNNEGYKNLIKLVTLSYLEGFYYKPRIDKEILRENSEGLIALSACLKGEISQCILHKNIKKAKEVALDFLDIFGEENFYLELQKNGIPEQEIVNKNLIEIGKELSIPLVASNDIHYINKQDARAHEILLCIQTATNLNDTKRLKFATDAFYFNSPEEMGENFSHIPQALESTLRIAEKCNLEIDFRQAQLPEFKVPPEYNINTYLKTLCYKGLKERYSEVSRLLEERLEYELSIIKKMEFEPYFLIVWDFVRYAKEKGIMVGPGRGSAAGSLVAYCLNITNIDPMAYGLLFERFLNPERINMPDFDIDFCYERREEVIEYVSKKYGNDKVAQIITFGTMAARAAVRDVGRALGIPYARVDTIAKMIPWELNITIKKALQMESRLKELMKNDEEIKKLIETASSLEGLSRHASTHAAGIVLSQKPLTDYVPLQKTAEGEICTQYAMAELEELGLLKMDFLGLRTLTVISNALKIIKHTRGESVDINKIPLDDKKVYKMLSKGSCTGIFQLESEGMRDLVKRLKPENIEDITALLALYRPGPLGSGMIEDFINRKRGAIEIKYSHPQLESILKETYGVIVYQEQVMKIASELAGFSLGQADILRKAMGKKQKGVMEKQRELFIKGAQKNNIKKNTAAEIFDLIAYFAGYGFNKSHSVSYAFISYQTAYLKTHYSIEYMASLLTSIMGNNDKVALYIKECRNTNIKILPPDINQSLVNFTVVGGKAIRFGLAAVKNVGEKAIESIINERKKNSNFISLLDFCQRVDLRVANKRVVESLIKCGAFDSIGARRSQLLAVLDDSLKNGQEFQKSKKNGQTSIFDLFEESSSDINNRFSQENLPDISEFSKNELLAMEKEMLGLYISYHPLNDYSERLKKIITCTSIELANFSDKSSVVLAGVVNNLKRKSTKNGNLMAFIGLEDLEGTVEIIAFPKIYETCKETIKKDDIIITEGHVDITEGKTKVIAEKISLLEKYVEDKRSTLKKQGKNQNLTQILHLEITTGKKEPDLLEKLKKLFFTYPGKSQVVLHFKDQDKTILHAIDKKYSVSIGDKFMEELRVILEDEKIWTEKY; encoded by the coding sequence ATGTGGCATGCAAACTTTGTTCACCTACATGTTCATACTGAATATAGTCTATTAGATGGAGCCTGTCGGATATCGGAATTAGTTGCCCAGGCTAAAAAATTTAAGATGCCTGCCTTGGCTATTACCGATCATGGTGTTATGTACGGAGCTATACAGTTCTACAAAGAAGCTATTCGACAGGGAGTAAAACCTATCATAGGGTGTGAAATGTATGTTGCACCAAGAAGCAGATTTGATAAATCCTCTCAAAGGCAAGAAACCCCCTACCACCTAATACTCTTAGTAAAGAATAATGAAGGCTATAAAAATCTAATAAAGTTAGTTACTTTATCTTACCTGGAGGGTTTTTATTATAAACCGAGAATTGATAAAGAAATATTGAGAGAAAATAGCGAAGGATTAATTGCTCTTTCAGCTTGTTTAAAAGGAGAAATATCCCAATGTATTTTGCATAAAAATATTAAAAAAGCAAAAGAAGTAGCTCTTGATTTTTTAGATATTTTTGGAGAAGAAAATTTTTATTTAGAATTACAAAAAAATGGGATTCCCGAACAGGAAATTGTAAATAAAAATCTCATTGAAATAGGCAAAGAACTTTCTATTCCTTTAGTGGCGAGCAATGATATCCATTATATAAATAAGCAAGATGCTCGGGCTCATGAAATTTTACTTTGTATCCAAACAGCTACTAATTTAAATGACACAAAACGTTTAAAATTTGCTACCGATGCCTTTTATTTTAACTCTCCGGAGGAAATGGGAGAAAATTTTTCCCATATTCCACAAGCCCTCGAAAGTACCCTCCGCATTGCCGAGAAATGTAATTTAGAAATAGATTTCAGGCAGGCTCAGTTACCTGAATTTAAAGTACCTCCCGAGTACAATATTAACACTTATTTAAAAACACTTTGTTATAAGGGGCTTAAAGAGAGGTATTCCGAAGTTTCAAGGCTATTGGAAGAGAGGCTGGAGTACGAGCTTTCAATAATTAAAAAGATGGAATTTGAACCTTATTTTTTAATTGTATGGGACTTTGTAAGATATGCCAAAGAAAAGGGGATTATGGTGGGGCCTGGCCGAGGTTCCGCAGCAGGGAGTTTAGTCGCCTACTGCCTAAATATTACTAATATCGATCCTATGGCTTACGGATTACTATTTGAAAGATTTTTAAATCCGGAAAGAATTAATATGCCAGACTTTGATATTGATTTTTGTTATGAAAGAAGAGAAGAAGTAATCGAATATGTTTCCAAAAAATATGGTAACGATAAAGTAGCTCAGATAATTACTTTTGGCACTATGGCAGCCAGAGCTGCCGTAAGAGATGTGGGGAGAGCACTGGGGATTCCTTATGCTCGAGTGGATACTATTGCTAAAATGATCCCCTGGGAACTCAATATTACCATTAAGAAGGCTTTACAGATGGAGAGCCGGCTCAAGGAGTTAATGAAAAACGATGAGGAGATAAAAAAATTAATTGAGACAGCTTCCTCTTTAGAAGGTTTATCACGACATGCTTCTACTCATGCTGCAGGTATAGTGCTTTCTCAAAAGCCACTGACTGATTATGTCCCTTTACAAAAGACAGCCGAAGGAGAAATATGCACCCAATATGCGATGGCTGAATTAGAAGAACTGGGATTATTAAAGATGGATTTTTTAGGGCTTCGCACTCTTACTGTTATAAGTAATGCCTTAAAAATAATCAAACATACTCGAGGAGAGAGTGTTGATATAAACAAGATTCCTCTGGACGATAAAAAAGTATACAAAATGTTGTCTAAAGGAAGCTGTACCGGTATCTTTCAGTTAGAGAGTGAAGGAATGAGAGATTTAGTTAAAAGATTAAAGCCTGAAAATATAGAAGATATTACTGCCCTACTGGCATTATATAGACCTGGCCCTTTGGGAAGTGGCATGATCGAGGATTTCATTAATAGGAAAAGGGGAGCGATAGAAATTAAATATTCACATCCTCAATTAGAATCTATATTAAAGGAAACTTATGGAGTAATCGTTTATCAGGAACAGGTGATGAAAATTGCCAGTGAGTTAGCCGGTTTTAGTTTGGGGCAAGCAGATATCTTACGAAAAGCTATGGGAAAAAAACAGAAAGGAGTGATGGAAAAGCAAAGGGAACTTTTTATAAAAGGGGCTCAGAAAAATAATATTAAAAAAAATACAGCCGCTGAAATTTTTGATTTGATTGCCTATTTTGCCGGTTACGGATTTAATAAGTCTCACAGTGTTTCTTATGCCTTTATCTCGTATCAGACTGCTTATTTAAAAACGCATTATTCCATAGAATATATGGCTTCTTTACTCACCAGTATTATGGGAAATAACGATAAAGTCGCCTTGTACATTAAAGAATGCCGAAATACAAATATTAAAATACTGCCTCCCGATATAAATCAGAGTCTGGTCAATTTCACCGTAGTAGGAGGAAAGGCTATTCGTTTTGGATTAGCGGCGGTAAAAAATGTTGGTGAGAAAGCTATAGAAAGCATTATTAATGAACGCAAAAAAAATTCTAACTTTATTTCTTTACTCGATTTTTGTCAGAGAGTTGATCTAAGAGTAGCGAATAAAAGAGTGGTCGAAAGTTTAATAAAATGTGGTGCTTTCGATTCTATTGGTGCAAGAAGATCTCAATTATTAGCCGTTTTAGATGATTCATTAAAAAACGGGCAAGAATTTCAAAAATCTAAGAAAAATGGGCAAACCTCAATTTTTGATCTTTTTGAAGAAAGCAGTTCGGATATAAATAACCGTTTTTCCCAGGAAAACTTACCAGATATATCAGAATTTTCTAAGAATGAGCTTTTAGCTATGGAAAAGGAAATGTTAGGTTTGTATATTTCCTACCATCCTTTAAATGACTACAGTGAAAGATTAAAGAAAATTATCACTTGCACCTCAATCGAATTAGCTAACTTTTCAGATAAAAGTAGTGTAGTTTTAGCAGGAGTAGTTAATAATTTAAAAAGAAAAAGCACTAAAAATGGAAACCTTATGGCTTTTATCGGCCTGGAAGATTTAGAGGGTACGGTAGAAATAATCGCTTTCCCTAAGATTTATGAAACCTGCAAAGAAACGATAAAAAAGGATGATATTATTATAACCGAGGGACATGTTGATATTACGGAAGGAAAGACCAAAGTAATCGCCGAGAAGATATCTCTTTTAGAAAAATATGTGGAAGATAAAAGGTCTACTCTCAAAAAACAAGGAAAGAATCAAAATCTTACCCAAATACTTCATCTTGAGATTACTACAGGGAAAAAAGAACCCGACCTTTTAGAAAAATTGAAAAAATTATTTTTTACCTATCCGGGAAAAAGCCAGGTAGTCCTTCATTTTAAGGATCAGGATAAAACTATATTACATGCTATAGATAAAAAATACTCAGTGAGCATTGGTGATAAATTTATGGAAGAGCTTCGCGTTATTTTAGAAGACGAAAAAATATGGACAGAAAAATATTAA
- the hflK gene encoding FtsH protease activity modulator HflK, translated as MPDYYNEEKEKIINLAEKIPKFKFSMKTFGIILILVVALYLASGIFVVAPDEQGVIRRFGKFTRIESPGLNYHLPYPIETVVTPAVTQVKRIEIGFRTLSYGPPTRYQDVPTEALMLTGDENIVSADVIVQYKIKDAVNYLFNIILPEETVKNAAEAALRQVIGERKIDEALTVGKYEIQEETKKLLQELLDSYQSGILIVAVQLQDVNPPKEVQEAFKDVASAKEDKSKYINQAQGYKNDVIPKARGEAVKISKEAEGYKIERIKKAEGDVAKFNSIFIEYKKSPSITQARLYLETMEEILPNMNKVIVDLKENQSLLNLLPLGNSSILTTPSQEVTK; from the coding sequence ATGCCTGACTATTATAATGAAGAAAAAGAAAAGATCATTAATCTTGCTGAAAAAATTCCAAAATTTAAATTCTCTATGAAAACATTCGGGATTATTTTAATTTTAGTCGTTGCTCTGTATCTTGCCAGTGGCATTTTTGTAGTTGCTCCGGATGAACAAGGAGTCATTAGAAGATTTGGTAAATTTACTCGTATAGAAAGTCCGGGCCTTAATTACCATTTGCCTTATCCCATAGAAACAGTAGTCACTCCTGCTGTTACTCAAGTAAAAAGAATTGAAATAGGATTCCGTACCCTTAGCTATGGTCCGCCAACTCGATACCAGGATGTTCCCACCGAAGCACTGATGTTGACCGGAGATGAAAACATTGTTAGTGCAGATGTTATTGTACAATATAAAATTAAAGACGCGGTGAATTATCTCTTTAATATTATTCTTCCTGAAGAGACAGTCAAAAATGCTGCTGAAGCCGCTTTAAGACAAGTAATTGGAGAAAGAAAAATTGATGAAGCACTTACTGTGGGAAAATATGAAATTCAAGAGGAAACAAAAAAATTACTGCAAGAACTTTTAGATTCTTATCAATCAGGAATCCTTATAGTTGCGGTTCAACTACAAGATGTTAACCCTCCCAAGGAAGTTCAAGAAGCCTTTAAAGATGTAGCCAGCGCCAAAGAGGATAAAAGTAAGTATATAAATCAAGCCCAAGGGTATAAAAATGATGTAATTCCCAAAGCCCGGGGAGAAGCAGTAAAAATTAGTAAAGAAGCTGAAGGTTACAAGATTGAGAGAATAAAAAAAGCGGAGGGCGATGTAGCTAAATTCAATAGTATTTTTATCGAATATAAGAAAAGTCCATCAATAACTCAAGCCCGACTTTATCTGGAAACCATGGAAGAAATTTTACCGAACATGAACAAAGTAATCGTTGACTTAAAAGAAAATCAATCTCTATTAAATTTATTACCCTTAGGTAATTCAAGTATTCTAACTACTCCCTCCCAGGAGGTGACCAAGTAA